The proteins below come from a single Nitrosospira sp. Is2 genomic window:
- a CDS encoding rhodanese-like domain-containing protein, giving the protein MESITAILERAQQRAKEMNLPYEGALFPHEALTLLQEAPTAKLVDVRSRAEWDWVGRIPGAVEIEWQSYPGMRHSPEFPNYLSSQVDKESLVMFICRSGGRSHQAAATATEMGYTSCYNILEGFEGEKDASGHRGTKGGWKAAGLPWVQG; this is encoded by the coding sequence ATGGAATCCATCACTGCGATATTGGAAAGGGCGCAGCAACGCGCCAAAGAAATGAATTTACCATATGAGGGTGCACTCTTTCCCCATGAAGCACTCACCCTTTTGCAGGAAGCCCCGACTGCCAAGCTGGTTGATGTCCGTTCTAGAGCGGAATGGGATTGGGTAGGGAGAATTCCCGGCGCGGTTGAAATCGAGTGGCAGTCCTACCCTGGTATGCGGCATAGCCCCGAGTTCCCTAACTATCTTTCCAGTCAAGTGGATAAGGAATCCCTAGTGATGTTCATCTGCCGCAGCGGAGGCCGATCGCATCAGGCCGCCGCTACCGCCACTGAAATGGGATACACGAGTTGCTATAACATTCTTGAAGGATTTGAGGGCGAGAAGGACGCGAGCGGTCATCGCGGCACCAAAGGCGGCTGGAAGGCTGCGGGGCTTCCCTGGGTGCAGGGTTAA
- a CDS encoding protein-L-isoaspartate O-methyltransferase produces the protein MDLEQTRFNMVEQQIRPWDVLDQEVLKLLFELRREEFVPPAYRSLAFVDMEIPLGYGEVMLAPKLEARILQELQVKKTDKILEVGSGSGYLAALLAKKGEYVHSVEIVPELKAMAEKNLQAHGIANVLVENGDGALGWPRHGPYDVIVLTGSTPVLPEAFQKSLRAGGRMFAVVGDAPVMQAALVTCLVQEKEGAPGAYNTVGLFETCITPLRNAQQPTRFTF, from the coding sequence ATGGATCTCGAACAAACCCGGTTTAACATGGTGGAGCAGCAGATTCGTCCATGGGACGTGCTGGATCAGGAAGTTCTCAAATTACTGTTCGAACTGCGGCGAGAGGAGTTTGTTCCGCCAGCCTACCGTTCTCTCGCATTTGTAGATATGGAAATCCCGCTCGGATACGGTGAGGTGATGCTCGCTCCCAAGCTGGAAGCGCGCATCCTGCAGGAATTGCAGGTAAAAAAAACGGACAAGATTTTAGAGGTGGGTAGCGGTAGTGGTTATCTGGCCGCGCTGCTGGCCAAAAAAGGGGAGTATGTTCATAGCGTGGAAATTGTGCCGGAACTGAAGGCCATGGCAGAAAAAAACCTTCAGGCTCATGGTATTGCCAATGTCCTGGTTGAAAATGGAGACGGCGCGCTGGGCTGGCCCCGGCACGGACCTTATGACGTCATTGTGCTCACAGGCTCCACCCCGGTTTTGCCCGAGGCATTTCAGAAGAGTCTCCGGGCCGGTGGGCGCATGTTTGCGGTAGTAGGTGATGCCCCGGTAATGCAGGCTGCGCTTGTCACTTGCCTGGTACAGGAAAAAGAAGGCGCACCCGGCGCTTACAACACAGTTGGTTTGTTTGAGACTTGTATTACTCCTCTAAGAAACGCACAACAGCCGACGAGATTTACTTTTTGA
- the thiC gene encoding phosphomethylpyrimidine synthase ThiC has translation MNATVLDASHLPSAFSSKTARVDEGAVRPLPNSRKVYVDGSRPDIRVPMREISQSETPASMGAEENPPIYVYDTSGPYTDPAINIDIRSGLAPLRERWIDERQDTEKLSGPASAYGRQRIADPKLAEMRFDLRRLPRCGKAGANVTQMHYARRGIITPEMEFVAIRENQRSEQFIAERRELLTRQHPGHDFGAFLPQHITPEFVRDEVARGRAIIPANINHPESEPMIIGRNFLVKINANIGNSALGSSIQEEVEKMTWAIRWGGDTVMDLSTGKNIHETREWIIRNSPVPIGTVPIYQALEKVNGKAEDLTWEIFRDTLIEQAEQGVDYFTIHAGVRLAYVPMTAKRLTGIVSRGGSIMAKWCLAHHRESFLYTRFEEICELMKAYDVSFSLGDGLRPGSIYDANDEAQFAELKTLGELTQIAWKHDVQVMIEGPGHVPMHLIKENMDLQLKHCAEAPFYTLGPLTTDIAPGYDHITSAIGAAMIGWYGTAMLCYVTPKEHLGLPDKDDVKDGIITYKIAAHAADLAKGHPGAQIRDNALSKARFEFRWADQFNLSLDPDKAKQFHDETLPQEGAKLAHFCSMCGPHFCSMKITQDVRDFAASQGVSEQEALKKGMEEKSMEFAAKGGEIYGKA, from the coding sequence ATGAATGCAACAGTTTTAGACGCCTCGCACCTCCCTTCGGCGTTTTCAAGCAAGACCGCCCGCGTGGACGAAGGAGCGGTCAGACCGTTACCCAATTCTCGCAAAGTTTATGTGGACGGCTCCCGTCCTGATATCCGTGTTCCAATGCGGGAAATCAGCCAGTCCGAAACTCCCGCCAGCATGGGGGCGGAAGAAAATCCGCCTATTTATGTTTACGACACTTCCGGCCCTTACACGGACCCGGCAATAAATATCGATATACGGTCGGGCTTGGCCCCGTTGCGCGAAAGATGGATAGATGAGCGCCAGGATACCGAAAAACTCTCCGGTCCGGCTTCGGCCTATGGCAGACAACGCATTGCGGATCCCAAGCTCGCCGAAATGCGTTTTGATTTAAGACGCCTGCCCCGTTGTGGTAAGGCAGGGGCAAACGTCACGCAGATGCACTATGCTCGTCGGGGCATCATTACCCCCGAAATGGAGTTCGTGGCCATACGCGAGAATCAACGCAGCGAACAATTCATTGCTGAACGGCGCGAATTACTGACTCGTCAGCACCCGGGCCATGATTTTGGCGCCTTTCTACCCCAGCATATCACTCCGGAATTCGTGCGCGACGAGGTGGCCCGTGGCCGCGCGATTATTCCTGCGAACATCAACCACCCTGAATCCGAGCCGATGATCATCGGGCGCAATTTTCTGGTGAAAATCAATGCCAACATTGGCAACTCCGCGTTAGGTTCAAGCATTCAGGAAGAAGTGGAAAAGATGACCTGGGCCATCCGCTGGGGCGGAGATACCGTGATGGACCTTTCAACCGGCAAGAATATTCACGAAACCCGTGAGTGGATCATTCGCAACAGTCCCGTGCCCATTGGCACCGTTCCAATCTACCAGGCGCTGGAGAAGGTAAATGGAAAAGCGGAAGACCTTACCTGGGAGATTTTCCGAGACACACTGATTGAACAGGCTGAGCAGGGAGTTGACTACTTCACGATCCATGCGGGGGTCCGGCTCGCTTACGTTCCAATGACGGCAAAGCGCTTGACCGGAATTGTTTCGCGCGGCGGCTCGATCATGGCAAAGTGGTGTCTCGCTCACCACCGGGAAAGCTTTCTCTACACCCGCTTCGAGGAAATTTGCGAACTCATGAAAGCCTATGACGTCAGCTTTTCTCTAGGTGACGGACTTCGTCCAGGTTCAATTTATGACGCCAACGATGAAGCCCAATTCGCGGAACTGAAGACGCTCGGTGAATTGACCCAGATCGCGTGGAAGCATGACGTACAAGTGATGATTGAAGGGCCCGGCCATGTGCCCATGCACCTTATCAAGGAAAACATGGATCTGCAGTTGAAACACTGCGCGGAAGCGCCCTTCTATACATTGGGCCCATTGACCACGGACATTGCGCCAGGCTACGACCACATCACATCCGCTATTGGCGCGGCCATGATCGGCTGGTACGGCACTGCCATGCTCTGTTACGTTACACCTAAGGAACACCTGGGCCTGCCCGATAAAGATGATGTGAAGGACGGCATTATCACTTATAAAATTGCAGCACATGCGGCGGATCTGGCCAAAGGGCACCCCGGCGCGCAAATTCGCGATAATGCGCTCTCCAAGGCCCGGTTTGAGTTTCGCTGGGCTGACCAATTCAACCTGAGCCTCGACCCGGATAAAGCAAAGCAATTCCATGACGAGACCTTGCCGCAGGAGGGCGCAAAGCTCGCGCATTTCTGTTCCATGTGCGGCCCCCACTTCTGCTCGATGAAGATAACCCAGGATGTGCGCGACTTCGCCGCGAGCCAGGGAGTAAGCGAGCAGGAAGCGCTGAAAAAAGGCATGGAAGAGAAATCAATGGAATTTGCGGCTAAAGGCGGAGAAATTTACGGCAAGGCTTAA
- a CDS encoding undecaprenyl-diphosphate phosphatase codes for MDWLLLFKALILGVVEGLTEFLPISSTGHLILVSDLLNFNDEKGKVFTIVIQLGAILAVCWEYRAKIGSVLADVGSRQDANRFVLNILIAFLPAAILGLLFIKTIKQYLFHPVPVATAFIVGGFLILWAERRKHVVEVERVEDMDWKHALKVGLMQCLALIPGTSRSGATIIGGLFFGLSRKAATEFSFFLAIPIMFAATFYDVYRSRDILQFNDAGVFMLGFVASFVSALLAVRGLLRFISHHDFTVFAWYRIAFGIVVLLTAYSGAVEWSAA; via the coding sequence ATGGACTGGCTATTGCTTTTCAAGGCCTTGATCCTCGGTGTTGTCGAAGGTCTGACCGAATTTCTCCCGATTTCCTCGACCGGCCATCTCATACTGGTGAGCGACCTGCTCAACTTTAATGACGAGAAGGGCAAAGTATTCACTATTGTGATTCAGCTCGGCGCAATACTGGCGGTATGCTGGGAATATCGCGCGAAGATCGGAAGCGTTCTTGCGGACGTCGGCTCCCGACAGGATGCGAATCGCTTTGTTTTAAATATTCTGATCGCATTTCTGCCGGCGGCGATCTTGGGATTGTTGTTCATCAAGACCATCAAACAGTATCTGTTTCATCCGGTCCCGGTTGCCACCGCGTTCATCGTCGGGGGCTTCTTGATCCTTTGGGCGGAGCGCAGGAAACACGTTGTGGAAGTCGAGCGAGTGGAAGACATGGATTGGAAACATGCCCTCAAGGTGGGATTAATGCAGTGTCTGGCGTTGATACCGGGCACTTCACGCTCCGGCGCAACCATTATCGGCGGGCTATTTTTTGGCCTGTCGCGCAAGGCCGCTACCGAATTTTCCTTCTTTCTCGCCATCCCGATCATGTTCGCGGCCACCTTCTACGATGTGTACAGAAGTCGCGACATTCTGCAGTTTAATGATGCCGGCGTATTTATGCTCGGGTTTGTCGCCTCGTTCGTCAGCGCGTTACTGGCTGTGCGGGGACTACTGCGTTTTATCAGTCACCACGATTTCACGGTTTTTGCATGGTATCGAATCGCATTCGGAATTGTGGTCCTGCTCACCGCCTACTCCGGGGCGGTAGAATGGTCCGCCGCCTAG